A stretch of Halomonas elongata DSM 2581 DNA encodes these proteins:
- a CDS encoding BCCT family transporter gives MSNTQTNDDIRASRGLGDPLVFALSVGFILAFIALSLYDLDMVAGGIASGFAWTAKTLGTYFQLLLLLTFLVAMGLVFTPAASARVGNLERPELSTFKWLSIIMCTLLAGGGVFFAAGEPVYHFIVTPPAFDTEAGTTEAIAGALAQSFMHWGFLGWAVLGSLTAVVLARAHYDEGHPLQPRTLLMPVLGKRLVSGWLGSVIDALCVIAVVAGTVGPIGFLATQVSFGLHELLGLPGGYGTQLVVLAVLGAIYVTSAVTGIHRGIQILSCFNVFLALAIAAVIFIFGPTLFLVDAYTQGFGEYLSSFFTMATMTSQTAPAWWMQWWTVFFFSWFIGYGPLMAIFVARISRGRTIRQMILAVAVMAPIATTIWFTLMGGSGIHYQLTGAVELTEALKDFQFDVATLTVAQALPGGTLMALAVLVLTTIFVATTGDSMSYAISVVGSGHDEPSALIRAFWGIIMALMAAILLRMGAGQIGALQQFIVITAIPVSLVLLPSLWTGPQAARAMALEQGVIGDNRRPHPAR, from the coding sequence ATGAGCAATACGCAGACAAACGACGACATTCGCGCCAGCCGTGGGCTTGGCGATCCACTGGTATTTGCCCTGAGTGTGGGCTTCATACTGGCATTCATCGCCCTGTCCCTGTATGACCTCGACATGGTGGCGGGGGGCATCGCCTCCGGCTTCGCCTGGACCGCCAAGACCCTGGGGACATATTTCCAGCTGCTGTTGCTGCTGACCTTCCTGGTTGCCATGGGACTGGTATTCACGCCGGCAGCAAGCGCCAGGGTCGGAAATCTCGAGCGCCCCGAGCTGAGTACCTTCAAGTGGCTCTCGATCATCATGTGCACCCTGTTGGCGGGAGGTGGCGTCTTTTTCGCTGCCGGTGAGCCGGTCTATCATTTCATCGTGACGCCGCCGGCCTTCGACACCGAAGCAGGAACGACGGAGGCGATCGCCGGGGCTCTGGCGCAGTCCTTCATGCACTGGGGATTTCTGGGCTGGGCGGTGCTGGGCTCCTTGACCGCAGTGGTGCTGGCCCGGGCCCATTACGACGAAGGACATCCCTTGCAGCCGCGTACTCTGCTGATGCCGGTACTGGGCAAGCGCCTGGTGAGCGGCTGGCTGGGAAGTGTCATCGACGCCTTGTGCGTGATCGCCGTGGTGGCCGGTACGGTGGGACCGATCGGCTTTCTCGCCACCCAGGTCAGCTTCGGGCTGCATGAGCTCCTCGGCCTGCCGGGAGGCTATGGTACGCAGTTGGTCGTCCTGGCGGTATTGGGGGCTATCTATGTCACCTCGGCCGTCACCGGGATCCACCGAGGCATCCAGATTCTCAGTTGTTTCAATGTTTTCCTGGCCTTGGCCATTGCCGCAGTGATCTTCATCTTCGGGCCGACACTGTTTCTGGTCGATGCTTACACCCAGGGCTTCGGGGAATATCTCTCTTCGTTCTTCACCATGGCGACCATGACCTCGCAGACGGCGCCTGCTTGGTGGATGCAGTGGTGGACGGTGTTCTTCTTTTCCTGGTTCATCGGATACGGCCCCTTGATGGCGATCTTCGTGGCGCGCATTTCCCGCGGGCGGACCATTCGCCAGATGATCCTGGCCGTCGCGGTCATGGCGCCGATCGCCACGACCATCTGGTTTACCCTGATGGGCGGCTCAGGCATCCATTATCAGTTGACCGGCGCCGTCGAGCTCACCGAGGCGTTGAAGGACTTCCAGTTCGATGTGGCGACCCTGACCGTGGCCCAGGCCCTGCCTGGCGGTACCCTGATGGCCCTGGCCGTACTGGTGCTGACGACGATCTTCGTTGCCACCACGGGCGACTCGATGAGTTACGCCATTTCGGTGGTTGGTTCCGGGCATGATGAGCCCAGTGCGCTGATTCGTGCCTTCTGGGGCATCATCATGGCGCTGATGGCGGCGATCCTGCTGCGCATGGGAGCGGGGCAGATCGGTGCGCTCCAGCAGTTCATCGTGATTACCGCCATCCCGGTATCGCTGGTGCTGTTGCCGTCACTGTGGACGGGGCCTCAGGCGGCTCGTGCCATGGCGCTGGAGCAGGGAGTGATCGGCGATAACCGTCGACCGCATCCGGCTCGCTGA
- the rlmM gene encoding 23S rRNA (cytidine(2498)-2'-O)-methyltransferase RlmM, protein MKIVPNELLLYCRPGFETDLASELLEKAALSGISGAPRFERGGGHVRFEVTDGRPANDLHRALPLASLVFARQSLVAFPPLTLDRSDRLNAIIAQARDSGWSCEELWQETPDTNEAKALAGLIKSLKRPLEAQLRKAGVLRRKAGGRRLHLLWSEGDRVQLGMSFPGNRSEQLGGIRRLRSPSRAPSRSTLKLEEAWHEFVPAEQWSARLSDGMQAADLGAAPGGWTWQLVQRGMQVFAIDNGPMDRDLMATGLVEHLREDGFVWTPPARLDWLVCDIVDKPSRVITMVERWLTRRWCREAVFNLKLPMKRRWEAVSQGLSRLADSLERAGVRAEIACRHLYHDREEVTVHVRLLD, encoded by the coding sequence TTGAAGATCGTCCCCAATGAGCTGCTGCTCTATTGTCGTCCCGGTTTCGAGACCGATCTGGCGTCGGAGCTGTTGGAAAAGGCGGCTCTGTCCGGCATCAGTGGTGCTCCACGCTTCGAGCGTGGCGGTGGCCATGTACGCTTCGAGGTGACCGACGGGCGCCCCGCCAATGACTTGCACCGTGCCCTGCCGCTCGCGTCACTGGTCTTCGCGCGACAGAGTCTGGTGGCTTTTCCTCCGTTGACTCTGGATCGCTCGGATCGTCTGAATGCCATCATCGCGCAGGCCCGGGACAGCGGCTGGAGCTGCGAGGAGCTCTGGCAGGAAACGCCGGACACCAACGAGGCCAAGGCGCTGGCAGGGCTGATCAAATCGCTCAAGCGCCCCCTTGAGGCGCAGTTGCGCAAGGCGGGCGTGCTGCGTCGCAAGGCGGGAGGCCGGCGTCTGCACCTGTTGTGGAGCGAGGGTGACCGGGTACAGCTGGGCATGAGTTTTCCCGGCAATCGCAGTGAGCAGCTCGGTGGCATTCGTCGGCTGCGTTCGCCTTCCAGGGCACCAAGCCGCTCGACGCTCAAGCTCGAAGAGGCCTGGCACGAGTTCGTGCCGGCCGAGCAGTGGTCGGCCAGGTTGAGCGACGGTATGCAGGCGGCCGATCTCGGTGCCGCCCCGGGCGGCTGGACCTGGCAACTGGTCCAGCGGGGCATGCAGGTCTTCGCCATCGACAATGGACCGATGGACCGTGATCTGATGGCCACCGGGCTGGTGGAACATCTGCGCGAGGATGGTTTCGTCTGGACGCCGCCGGCCCGCCTGGACTGGCTGGTCTGCGACATCGTCGACAAGCCGTCCCGGGTGATCACCATGGTCGAGCGCTGGCTCACGCGACGCTGGTGTCGCGAGGCGGTATTCAATCTCAAGTTACCGATGAAGCGTCGTTGGGAAGCGGTTTCGCAGGGGCTGTCGCGCCTGGCGGATTCCCTGGAGCGTGCCGGGGTGAGGGCCGAAATCGCGTGCCGCCACCTCTACCATGATAGGGAAGAGGTGACGGTGCATGTGCGGCTGCTCGATTGA
- a CDS encoding antibiotic biosynthesis monooxygenase family protein: protein MIKVIIERHIMPGLEEEYEEAAREAIRQSLGASGFVSGETLVEKGHSDRRLVITKWRDLRAWKEWANSEHRARAMQRLQPLLTEEERIRIYEPSY from the coding sequence ATGATCAAGGTCATTATCGAGCGTCATATCATGCCCGGACTCGAAGAAGAATACGAGGAAGCCGCCCGCGAGGCCATTCGCCAGTCGCTTGGTGCATCCGGCTTCGTCAGCGGCGAGACCCTCGTCGAGAAGGGGCACAGCGACCGACGCCTGGTGATCACCAAATGGCGAGACCTGCGCGCCTGGAAAGAGTGGGCCAACAGCGAACATCGCGCCAGGGCCATGCAACGCCTGCAGCCCCTACTGACCGAAGAAGAACGCATCCGCATCTACGAGCCCAGCTACTGA
- the tusA gene encoding sulfurtransferase TusA, translating to MVDSADSLPSCHAELDTTGLYCPEPIMLMHNKVRDMQAGEVLKVIASDPATTRDVPKFCGFLGHDLLHQCEQEGHYLYFIRLGHS from the coding sequence ATGGTTGATTCTGCGGATTCCTTGCCGAGTTGTCATGCCGAACTGGACACTACGGGCCTCTACTGCCCGGAACCGATCATGTTGATGCACAACAAGGTGCGTGACATGCAGGCAGGGGAAGTCCTCAAGGTGATCGCCAGCGATCCGGCGACCACCCGGGACGTTCCCAAGTTCTGCGGCTTCCTCGGTCATGACCTGTTGCATCAGTGCGAACAAGAAGGGCATTACCTCTATTTCATCCGTCTCGGTCATTCATGA
- a CDS encoding DUF3080 family protein produces MLLLSGWLAGCSDGEAERRLQAYQQRLASALALSPPEPTTPDNIGAFPERQARRFPLPDMRQGLLDVYALRGCHIGNLVANRNNQLGRVAAPSQRWLYELELWRRLSACWHTEVPESLDADDRQRLARLTQLKTERLPRASWNALFDSSEWADSFSRASSPLPPDALSAVDEQLPALAYLREAALHQLDPNWTTDSATLERHLNTLRQRPLTAELLRALLLAEQRLTEASALLETALARAEDCNAPDQLPDMTSLNRWLTRLEEQSARWLRAIRDLLDAHPLDPPPAVAAYRQRWLSLDNPDAPWSAMVAARQRHQALRQRLSERCR; encoded by the coding sequence GTGTTGCTGCTGAGCGGCTGGCTCGCCGGCTGCAGCGATGGCGAGGCCGAACGGCGCTTGCAGGCTTATCAGCAACGCCTCGCCTCCGCACTGGCGCTGTCACCGCCGGAGCCCACCACCCCGGACAACATCGGTGCCTTTCCGGAGCGCCAGGCGCGGCGTTTTCCCCTCCCGGACATGCGCCAGGGCCTGCTCGATGTCTATGCACTGCGCGGCTGTCATATCGGCAACCTGGTGGCCAATCGCAACAACCAGTTGGGCCGCGTGGCGGCCCCCAGCCAACGCTGGCTCTACGAGCTCGAACTCTGGCGGCGCCTCAGCGCCTGCTGGCACACGGAAGTCCCCGAGTCCCTCGATGCCGACGACCGCCAGCGCCTGGCTCGGCTGACGCAACTCAAGACCGAGCGCCTGCCCCGTGCCAGCTGGAATGCGCTCTTCGACTCGAGTGAATGGGCCGACAGTTTTTCACGGGCCAGCTCGCCGCTGCCCCCGGATGCCCTGTCCGCGGTGGATGAACAACTGCCTGCCCTCGCCTACCTGCGCGAGGCGGCGCTGCACCAGCTCGACCCGAACTGGACGACGGACTCCGCAACCCTAGAGCGTCACCTGAACACGCTGCGTCAGCGCCCGCTGACGGCGGAACTGCTGCGCGCTCTGCTGCTGGCCGAACAACGCCTGACGGAGGCTTCCGCACTGCTCGAGACGGCACTGGCTCGTGCCGAGGACTGCAACGCCCCCGACCAACTGCCTGACATGACATCCTTGAATCGCTGGCTGACACGACTCGAGGAGCAGTCGGCCCGCTGGTTGAGGGCCATTCGCGACCTTCTCGATGCCCACCCGCTGGACCCTCCGCCGGCCGTCGCCGCCTATCGCCAGCGTTGGCTTTCCCTGGACAATCCGGACGCGCCCTGGTCGGCGATGGTCGCCGCTCGACAGCGACATCAAGCACTCCGCCAACGACTGAGCGAACGCTGCCGATGA
- a CDS encoding MATE family efflux transporter: MARFITDLFEVSRRDTGPLIRLALPICGAQLAQAGMSVVDVMMTGRLSATDLAAVSVGSSLWMPLMLFMTGTLMGLTPVVAHLLGAQRRADIRIQVHQALWIGLALGILSAVLLWTAVMPIFAAMDVPDEVAQRSAGYLAAVGFGMPGVAIFQSLRAFSDGMNHTRPALWISLIGLAVNIPSNYVLIYGGEGLTALLGDGLPAPLQALPALGAMGCGIATALSMWVMGLSMAAYTRRSRAYGDVELWREPSPPRWRLIGELLHIGVPIGVAIFVEVTLFTLIALFVASLGEVTVAAHQVALNYTGLLFMLPLSLGMALTVRVGNTLGQARPDLARLVAWNGILIALVVALLNSLILWLTAVPVIELYTHDTAVQQLTLSLIGLAMIYQVSDSLQVSLAGALRGYKDTRVIMLITMLAYWLVGLGGGHWLGVYGLFDAVAPMGVHGYWTGLIAGLTVAAILLGERLRRRSKAVARGDEAIPDTD; this comes from the coding sequence GTGGCTCGATTCATCACCGATTTGTTCGAGGTGTCACGCCGCGACACCGGCCCGCTGATCCGTCTCGCCCTGCCCATCTGCGGCGCCCAGCTCGCCCAGGCCGGCATGAGCGTCGTGGACGTGATGATGACGGGCCGTCTCAGCGCTACCGACCTGGCAGCGGTCTCGGTGGGCTCCAGCCTGTGGATGCCGCTTATGCTGTTCATGACCGGTACCCTGATGGGACTGACGCCGGTCGTCGCACACCTGCTTGGCGCCCAGCGTCGAGCGGACATCCGTATACAGGTACACCAGGCCCTGTGGATCGGCCTCGCCCTGGGGATCCTCTCGGCCGTTCTGCTGTGGACGGCGGTGATGCCGATCTTCGCGGCGATGGATGTACCCGACGAAGTCGCCCAGCGCTCGGCCGGCTACCTGGCGGCGGTCGGCTTCGGCATGCCCGGCGTGGCGATCTTCCAGTCCCTGCGCGCCTTCTCCGACGGCATGAACCATACGCGCCCGGCGCTGTGGATCAGCCTGATCGGGCTGGCCGTCAACATTCCCAGCAACTATGTCCTGATCTACGGCGGCGAGGGCCTCACGGCCCTGCTGGGCGATGGGCTGCCCGCCCCCCTGCAGGCACTGCCCGCGCTGGGCGCCATGGGCTGCGGCATCGCCACCGCGCTTTCCATGTGGGTCATGGGCCTGAGCATGGCCGCCTACACGCGTCGCAGCCGGGCCTATGGTGACGTCGAGCTGTGGCGTGAGCCATCACCGCCACGCTGGCGCCTGATCGGCGAGCTGCTCCATATCGGGGTCCCCATCGGCGTGGCGATCTTCGTCGAGGTTACGCTGTTCACGCTGATCGCTCTGTTCGTCGCCAGCCTCGGCGAAGTGACCGTGGCCGCACACCAGGTGGCGCTCAATTACACCGGCCTGCTGTTCATGCTCCCCTTGTCGCTGGGCATGGCACTCACGGTCAGGGTCGGCAACACCCTCGGCCAGGCAAGGCCCGACCTCGCTCGTCTGGTCGCCTGGAACGGTATCCTGATCGCCCTGGTGGTGGCCTTGCTCAACAGCCTGATACTGTGGCTGACGGCGGTTCCCGTGATCGAGCTCTATACACACGACACCGCGGTCCAGCAACTGACACTGTCGCTGATCGGCCTGGCCATGATCTATCAGGTGTCCGACTCCCTGCAGGTCAGCCTCGCCGGCGCCCTGCGCGGCTACAAGGACACCCGCGTGATCATGCTGATCACCATGCTGGCCTATTGGCTGGTAGGGCTCGGCGGCGGCCACTGGCTGGGCGTATACGGGCTGTTCGATGCCGTGGCGCCCATGGGCGTGCATGGCTACTGGACCGGCCTGATCGCCGGCCTGACGGTGGCCGCCATCCTGCTGGGAGAACGTCTGAGACGGCGCAGCAAGGCGGTGGCACGTGGCGATGAAGCGATTCCCGATACCGACTGA
- a CDS encoding elongation factor P hydroxylase yields MTHRLDDVIALFDGLFMSSHRTRLVRGDDEPIYLPADASTPWHRVVFAHGFYASALHEISHWCIAGARRRQWEDYGYWYQPDGRDAGQQREFESVEVAPQALELLFSRACGLRFNVSVDNLGGEAEVDRDAFRSRVEARAARYEAEGLPRRAEAFRTALAAFYGEDASLEEALAAGREAPEPA; encoded by the coding sequence GTGACACACCGTCTCGACGATGTCATCGCCTTGTTCGACGGCCTGTTCATGTCGAGCCACCGTACCCGCCTGGTGCGCGGCGACGACGAACCGATCTATCTGCCGGCCGATGCCTCGACCCCCTGGCATCGGGTGGTCTTTGCCCATGGCTTCTATGCCAGCGCCCTGCACGAGATCAGCCACTGGTGCATCGCCGGCGCACGTCGACGCCAGTGGGAAGATTACGGCTACTGGTATCAGCCCGATGGCCGGGATGCCGGCCAGCAGCGCGAGTTCGAGTCGGTGGAGGTGGCGCCCCAGGCCCTGGAGTTGCTGTTTTCCCGGGCCTGCGGACTGCGGTTCAACGTCAGCGTCGACAACCTTGGCGGCGAAGCGGAGGTCGATCGTGACGCCTTCCGGTCGCGGGTCGAGGCACGAGCTGCACGTTATGAGGCGGAAGGGTTGCCGCGTCGCGCCGAGGCCTTTCGCACTGCACTGGCAGCCTTCTATGGTGAGGATGCCTCGCTCGAGGAGGCGCTGGCCGCGGGGCGCGAGGCGCCCGAGCCGGCGTGA
- a CDS encoding TatD family hydrolase: MADTADPRDDSLPEALRFRSPAPLVDIGANLTHPSFAHDLDATLDRARSAGVETLILTGTDREHAEQAAELARERAGLYATAGLHPHGASEWSSSLEAAMRELHRRPEVVAVGECGLDFNRNFSTPAEQERAFEAQLGLAAESGLPLFIHERDAGARLHDILHAWRDDISQAVVHCFTGERRTLHGYLDLDLHIGLTGWLCDERRGHHLRELVGDIPLERLMVETDCPYLLPRNLPAKLKGRRHEPALLPWIVREIAHWRGLTEAELARATTATARRFFRLDAADDNHPALEEGN, translated from the coding sequence TTGGCCGATACCGCCGATCCCCGCGATGATAGCCTGCCCGAGGCGTTGAGATTCCGTTCGCCGGCGCCGCTGGTGGACATCGGCGCCAACCTGACCCACCCGAGCTTCGCCCATGATCTGGACGCGACCCTCGACCGGGCCCGAAGTGCCGGTGTCGAAACACTGATCCTGACCGGCACGGATCGCGAACACGCCGAGCAGGCCGCCGAGCTGGCCCGCGAACGCGCCGGCCTCTACGCCACCGCCGGCCTGCATCCCCATGGCGCCAGCGAGTGGTCGTCGTCGCTGGAAGCCGCCATGCGCGAGCTGCACCGCCGCCCCGAGGTGGTCGCGGTGGGAGAATGCGGCCTGGATTTCAACCGCAATTTCTCCACACCCGCCGAGCAGGAACGCGCCTTCGAGGCTCAGCTTGGCCTCGCCGCCGAAAGCGGTCTGCCGTTGTTCATCCATGAACGCGATGCCGGGGCGCGCCTGCACGACATCCTGCACGCTTGGCGCGACGATATTTCCCAGGCGGTGGTGCACTGCTTCACCGGGGAGCGTCGCACGCTGCACGGCTATCTCGATCTGGACCTGCACATCGGCCTGACCGGCTGGCTGTGCGACGAGCGCCGCGGCCATCACCTGCGCGAGCTGGTCGGCGACATTCCCCTGGAACGCCTGATGGTGGAAACCGACTGCCCTTACCTGCTGCCGCGCAATTTACCTGCCAAACTCAAGGGCAGACGCCACGAGCCGGCACTGCTGCCGTGGATCGTGCGCGAGATCGCTCACTGGCGAGGCCTGACCGAAGCCGAACTGGCCAGGGCCACCACCGCAACCGCTCGTCGCTTCTTCCGGCTCGATGCGGCGGACGACAACCACCCTGCCCTCGAGGAGGGAAACTGA
- a CDS encoding ATP-binding cassette domain-containing protein: MTLLRLERLQLAYGPQVLLDGADLVLEKGERLALVGRNGTGKSTLLKLVAGEITPDGGDIWRAPGLKIGVLAQELPDASGATIFDVVAQGLPEAGELLSEYHHLVQADDPDMSRMAQLQSRLEAIDGWSFHQRIDVVLTRLGLPEDAEMAGLSGGWRRRVALARALVAEPDLLLLDEPTNHLDLDTIAWLEEQLAAFNGAVLFITHDRAFLSRLATAILELDRGRLGRYPGDYAKYQEQKTHELEVEARENAEFDKKLAQEEAWIRQGIKARRTRNEGRVRALEQMRRERGERRERQGRANLAVESGERSGKRVVELKNVTQRFGDEKVIDDFSIEIQRGDRIGFIGRNGAGKTTLLKILLGELEPSEGSVRVGTKLQVAYFDQLRAGLEPEKTVYDNVAQGSDRVQVGGRDRHVMSYLQDFLFTPERARQPVKALSGGESNRLLLARLFTQPANVLVLDEPTNDLDVETLELLEELLLNFEGTLLLVSHDRAFMDNVVTSVLAFEGEGKVREYVGGYSDWVRQGGKLPPAPWEGAARQRAEPVAEAESGGSRKAPEGASTAGTSPAPKRAKLSYKLQRELDGLPVEIERLEGEVAEFERQVGDPAFYQQDPDTVTATLQALSDKQAELDTAMERWMELEAMVTGEG, from the coding sequence GTGACCCTGCTACGTCTGGAACGGCTGCAACTGGCCTATGGTCCCCAGGTGCTGCTCGATGGCGCCGACCTGGTGCTGGAAAAGGGCGAACGCCTGGCACTGGTGGGCCGCAACGGCACCGGCAAGTCGACCCTGCTCAAGCTGGTGGCCGGCGAGATCACCCCCGATGGCGGTGACATCTGGCGGGCTCCCGGGCTCAAGATCGGCGTGCTGGCCCAGGAACTGCCCGATGCCTCCGGTGCGACCATCTTCGATGTGGTGGCCCAGGGGCTGCCCGAGGCCGGTGAACTGCTGTCCGAGTATCATCATCTGGTGCAGGCCGATGATCCCGACATGTCGCGCATGGCGCAGCTGCAGAGCCGCCTGGAGGCGATCGACGGCTGGTCCTTCCACCAGCGCATCGATGTGGTGCTGACGCGACTCGGCTTGCCGGAGGACGCCGAGATGGCCGGGCTTTCCGGTGGCTGGCGGCGGCGAGTGGCGCTGGCCCGCGCCCTGGTGGCCGAGCCCGATCTGCTGCTGCTCGACGAGCCCACCAACCACCTCGACCTGGACACCATCGCCTGGCTGGAAGAGCAACTCGCCGCCTTCAATGGGGCGGTCTTGTTCATCACCCACGACCGGGCTTTCCTTTCCCGGCTGGCCACGGCGATTCTCGAGCTCGACCGCGGTCGGCTGGGGCGTTATCCCGGCGATTACGCCAAGTACCAGGAACAGAAGACCCACGAACTGGAAGTCGAGGCTCGCGAGAATGCCGAGTTCGACAAGAAGCTGGCCCAGGAGGAAGCCTGGATCCGGCAGGGCATCAAGGCACGGCGTACCCGCAATGAAGGGCGCGTGAGGGCCCTGGAGCAGATGCGCCGCGAACGAGGCGAGCGCCGTGAACGCCAGGGACGGGCCAATCTCGCCGTGGAAAGCGGTGAGCGCAGCGGCAAGCGGGTCGTCGAGCTCAAGAACGTGACGCAACGCTTCGGCGATGAAAAGGTGATCGACGATTTCAGCATCGAGATCCAGCGGGGCGATCGGATCGGCTTCATCGGCCGCAACGGTGCCGGCAAGACGACGCTGCTCAAGATTCTGCTCGGCGAACTCGAGCCGAGCGAAGGCAGCGTGCGGGTCGGCACCAAATTGCAGGTGGCGTATTTCGATCAGCTGCGTGCCGGGCTGGAGCCGGAGAAGACGGTCTATGACAACGTCGCCCAGGGCAGCGACCGGGTGCAGGTCGGTGGCCGCGATCGCCACGTGATGAGCTATCTGCAGGATTTCCTGTTCACCCCGGAGCGGGCGCGTCAGCCGGTCAAGGCGCTCTCCGGTGGCGAGTCCAATCGTTTGCTGCTGGCGCGGCTGTTCACCCAGCCGGCCAACGTGCTGGTGCTCGACGAGCCGACCAACGACCTGGATGTCGAGACCCTGGAGCTGCTCGAGGAGTTGCTGTTGAACTTCGAGGGGACCCTGCTGCTGGTCTCCCACGACCGGGCCTTCATGGACAATGTGGTGACCAGCGTGCTGGCCTTCGAGGGCGAGGGCAAGGTGCGCGAGTACGTCGGCGGATACAGCGACTGGGTGCGCCAGGGAGGCAAGTTGCCGCCGGCGCCCTGGGAAGGCGCGGCGCGCCAGCGGGCCGAGCCGGTGGCCGAGGCTGAGTCCGGCGGTTCCCGGAAAGCTCCGGAGGGCGCGTCGACGGCTGGTACTTCGCCGGCGCCGAAGCGTGCCAAGCTTTCCTACAAGCTGCAACGCGAACTGGACGGCCTGCCGGTGGAGATCGAACGCCTCGAGGGTGAGGTGGCCGAGTTCGAGCGCCAGGTGGGCGATCCGGCGTTCTACCAACAGGATCCCGACACCGTGACCGCAACCCTGCAGGCCCTGAGCGACAAGCAGGCCGAACTGGATACGGCGATGGAGCGCTGGATGGAACTCGAGGCGATGGTCACCGGAGAAGGGTAA
- a CDS encoding universal stress protein has protein sequence MSNEYRHILVAVDLTKDSQKVLERAMHIADRNHAKLSIMHTLEPLGFAYGGDIPMDLTSIQDQLDEHAKQRLAEIADSQVPRENQHVMVGMPDTEIHRFADDQGVDLIVVGSHGRHGFALLLGSTSTGVLHGAKCDVLAVRVGTGEDGEESAE, from the coding sequence ATGAGCAACGAGTATCGTCACATCCTGGTCGCCGTCGATCTGACCAAGGACTCCCAAAAGGTTCTGGAACGCGCGATGCACATCGCCGACCGCAACCATGCAAAGCTGTCCATAATGCACACCCTGGAGCCGCTGGGCTTCGCCTATGGTGGTGATATTCCCATGGACCTCACCAGCATCCAGGACCAGCTCGACGAACACGCCAAGCAGCGCCTCGCCGAGATCGCCGACTCTCAGGTGCCGCGTGAAAACCAGCACGTCATGGTCGGCATGCCCGATACCGAGATTCACCGCTTCGCCGATGATCAAGGGGTCGACCTGATCGTGGTCGGTTCGCATGGCCGCCACGGCTTCGCCCTGCTGCTGGGCTCCACCTCCACCGGCGTGCTCCACGGCGCCAAGTGCGATGTCCTGGCCGTACGCGTCGGCACCGGCGAGGATGGCGAGGAAAGCGCCGAGTAG
- the slyA gene encoding transcriptional regulator SlyA yields the protein MHQNIGFQLARVPRLWRAIIDRRLAPDGLTQTRWVTLYHLWKMGDDQAQCDLARAIGVEAPSLVRTLDQLSEQGLIERRPCGQDRRAKRIFLTDKATPLLERIETVVTQARKEMLEGLDDAEVDQLIDLLSRIEANGLAIQEREEG from the coding sequence ATGCATCAGAACATCGGCTTCCAACTCGCTCGCGTGCCGCGCTTGTGGCGCGCCATCATCGACCGGCGTCTGGCCCCAGACGGCCTGACTCAGACCCGTTGGGTCACGCTTTATCACCTGTGGAAGATGGGTGATGACCAGGCCCAGTGCGACCTGGCCAGGGCCATCGGCGTCGAGGCACCATCCCTGGTCCGCACGCTCGATCAGCTTTCCGAACAGGGCCTGATCGAACGCCGCCCCTGTGGCCAGGATCGGCGCGCCAAGCGCATCTTCCTGACCGACAAGGCCACGCCCTTGCTCGAGCGCATCGAGACCGTCGTCACCCAGGCCAGGAAGGAAATGCTGGAGGGCCTGGACGATGCCGAGGTCGACCAGCTCATCGACCTGCTGTCGCGCATCGAAGCCAATGGGCTGGCGATCCAGGAGCGAGAGGAAGGCTAG